A portion of the Candida dubliniensis CD36 chromosome R, complete sequence genome contains these proteins:
- a CDS encoding hydrolase Nit2 homologue, putative (Similar to S. cerevisiae NIT2), whose amino-acid sequence MSSLKVAVGQLCSSSNLSQNLRVVKKLLQKAQLEKARILFLPEATDYISRNASHSIELSQEVQSNFLSPLLDYIKSLNGSTYLSIGIHLPGNKRVRNLHVLIDPKGAIVSEYQKVHLFDVDVPNGPILKESNAVEPGNKIEDPIAIDEFKLGLGICYDIRFPELALRLRKLGSDIITYPSAFTTRTGEAHWELLSKARAIDSQCFVINAAQCGQHQVGTDPNDASTVIKRISYGDSIIVGPWGEVLARGAKYTDELKHDDDGDYYEIIQAELKLDNLESIRRNMPLLDHRRPDVFGYEI is encoded by the coding sequence ATGCTGTCATTAAAAGTTGCAGTGGGACAGCTTTGTTCATCGTCAAATCTTTCCCAAAATCTTCGTGTGgtaaagaaattgttaCAAAAAGCTCAATTGGAAAAAGCTCGTATACTTTTCCTACCAGAAGCAACCGATTACATCTCAAGAAACGCCAGTCATTCAATCGAACTATCTCAGGAGGTTCAAAGTAACTTTTTATCTCCATTGTTGGATTATATTAAATCTTTAAATGGATCAACGTACTTATCCATTGGAATACATTTACCAGGAAACAAGAGAGTTCGAAATCTACATGTGTTAATTGACCCCAAAGGTGCCATAGTTTCTGAATACCAAAAAGTGCATTTATTTGACGTCGATGTGCCAAATGGGCCAATATTAAAAGAACTGAATGCTGTTGAACCAGGAAACAAAATTGAAGACCCCATTGCCATTGATGAGTTTAAACTAGGATTAGGTATTTGCTATGATATTAGATTCCCTGAATTGGCTTTGAGGCTTCGTAAATTGGGGAGTGATATTATCACATATCCTAGTGCATTTACAACTCGTACAGGAGAAGCTCATTGGGAATTGTTGTCTAAAGCAAGAGCCATAGACTCGCAGTGCTTTGTCATTAATGCGGCTCAGTGTGGACAACATCAAGTTGGAACAGACCCTAATGATGCATCGACagtaataaaaagaataagTTATGGTGATTCCATAATTGTTGGTCCATGGGGTGAAGTTTTAGCACGAGGAGCAAAGTATACAGACGAATTGAAACATGACGATGATGGTGATTATTATGAAATAATTCAAgcagaattgaaattagaCAATTTAGAATCAATCAGGAGAAATATGCCATTATTAGATCACCGAAGACCAGATGTTTTTGGGTATGAGATATAG